The following proteins are encoded in a genomic region of bacterium:
- a CDS encoding DUF2061 domain-containing protein codes for MANAVDTRLRSWVKSIIWRIIGIVILGVLAWLFTRDWKETTLITITFHAIRLVLYYYHERAWERIVWGRNTSKSPEYNI; via the coding sequence ATGGCAAATGCAGTTGATACCAGATTACGCTCCTGGGTCAAGTCAATTATTTGGAGAATTATAGGTATAGTGATACTGGGTGTTCTGGCTTGGTTGTTCACGCGGGATTGGAAAGAAACAACACTGATAACTATTACATTTCATGCAATTAGGCTTGTGCTTTACTACTATCATGAAAGAGCATGGGAAAGGATAGTTTGGGGGAGAAATACATCGAAGTCACCGGAATATAATATCTGA